A window of Drosophila subobscura isolate 14011-0131.10 chromosome E, UCBerk_Dsub_1.0, whole genome shotgun sequence contains these coding sequences:
- the LOC117891876 gene encoding PSME3-interacting protein produces MSSGFVTEAEAAEARQKRQEEWERVRQPEDPLERPEEPYDGRSLYDRLKEQKNKKDMEYEEAHKLKNLIRGLDDDEVQFLEAVDEHKINAERQQLRDEARELEDFRNRVEKLQEESVDKKLQAELKTTAKSVGATGGRNTQKSLLGHGIKRKNGESPTTSKVAKTVKNDSTPVQKEKEEEKEQESQPVFQSGLQLIATLPGIGPYTESSDSEASTDSDELDRFTRTDLCGRKIPKKKQCTE; encoded by the exons ATGAGTTCAGGCTTTGTAACTGAAGCAGAGGCGGCCGAAGCTCGCCAAAAGCGTCAGGAAGAGTGGGAGCGTGTCCGCCAGCCAGAGGATCCACTGGAACGGCCAGAGGAACCATATGACGGACGATCGCTGTACGACCGCctaaaagaacagaaaaacaaaaaagatatGGAATACGAAGAGGCACACAAGCTAA AGAACCTTATTCGCGGCCTCGACGATGATGAGGTGCAGTTTCTGGAGGCTGTCGAcgaacacaaaataaatgcggAGCGTCAGCAACTGCGTGATGAGGCCCGTGAACTGGAGGACTTTCGCAACCGTGTGGAGAAGCTGCAAGAGGAAAGTGTTGATAAG AAACTGCAGGCAGAGCTGAAGACCACCGCCAAATCAGTTGGTGCTACGGGGGGCCGGAACACACAAAAGTCATTGCTCGGCCACGGaataaaacgcaaaaacggtGAATCGCCCACCACAAGCAAAGTGGCCAAAACTGTGAAGAACGACAGCACACCAgtgcagaaggagaaggaagaggagaaggaaCAGGAATCACAGCCAGTGTTTCAAAGCGGGTTGCAGTTGATAGCCACGCTGCCTGGCATTGGGCCCTACACGGAGTCCAGCGACTCGGAGGCTAGCACCGATTCGGACGAACTTGATCGGTTCACACGCACCGATTTGTGTGGTCGCAAGataccaaaaaagaaacagtgCACAGAGTAG
- the LOC117891874 gene encoding nucleolar GTP-binding protein 2: protein MPKVRSTTGKPRTQGFNHSNHSMNPERPKEGLKGVAHPRTKGTIKRLQMYRNFKAKRDRTGKIICPAPFQGRLPAGSMARVEPTPKWFSNSRVISQTALQKFQDEIGKAVKDPYQVIMKPSQLPVTLLNEASKYKRVHLLDTESFDSVFGPKKQRKRVSLKVRDLEDLSKAADEQADKYDSTKDIDLIREDTGEKKAVRDWVFGAGGSRRIWNELHKVVDASDVLLQVLDARDPMGTRSKYIEEFLRKEKPHKHLFFILNKVDLVPVWVTQRWVAILSAEYPTIAFHASMQHPFGKGALINLFRQLGKLHLDKKQISVGFIGYPNVGKSSVINALRSKKVCKVAPIAGETKVWQYITLMKRIFLIDCPGVVYPTAETDTEKVLKGVVRVELVTNPEDYVDTVLQRVRKEYIAKNYKIDDWTSPKHFLEQLAKKSGKLLKGGEPDVTVTSRMVLNDWQRGKLPFYVPPEGFATPKSQEGKIVEEPTGDDANSDARSEAPTFVSESVKRAREFKQIQDFRKIRVGLEYEQQDVKELDHIDLELLEQQKTERAARKKARQLADEEEESSDGASDFYSEDEYNDDLQRVVHKKAKTKKVQQLAITSSGKFRVAKVQPGDSDDMGDSSDDAAGPSSAKAPRLTAKQKRALERNQKRKKIGSNFYEMTNVKNRNRNKKRDT from the exons ATGCCGAAAGTACGCAGCACAACGGGCAAGCCCCGTACCCAGGGGTTCAATCATTCAAACCACTCGATGAACCCAGAACGGCCTAAGGAAGGACTCAAAGGTGTTGCGCACCCCCGTACGAAGGGGACCATTAAGCGGCTCCAGATGTATCGCAACTTCAAGGCCAAGCGAGATCGTACCGGCAAGATCATCTGTCCGGCTCCGTTCCAG GGTCGCCTGCCTGCTGGTTCAATGGCCAGAGTGGAGCCCACACCCAAGTGGTTCAGCAACTCCCGCGTGATATCCCAAACAGCTCTTCAAAAGTTCCAGGATGAGATTGGCAAGGCCGTCAAGGATCCGTATCAAGTCATCATGAAGCCATCCCAGCTGCCAGTAACGCTACTCAATGAGGCTTCCAAATACAAGCGTGTCCACCTCTTGGACACAGAAAGCTTTGACAGTGTATTCGGGCCAAAGAAGCAGCGCAAACGTGTCAGCCTTAAGGTGCGTGATCTGGAGGATTTGAGCAAGGCTGCCGACGAGCAGGCGGATAAATATGACTCAACCAAGGACATAGATCTGATACGCGAAGACACGGGCGAAAAGAAGGCCGTGCGAGATTGGGTATTCGGTGCTGGAGGTAGCAGGCGTATCTGGAACGAGCTGCACAAGGTCGTAGACGCTTCCGATGTCCTGCTGCAGGTCTTGGATGCCCGTGATCCCATGGGCACACGCTCCAAATACATCGAGGAGTTTCTGCGCAAAGAGAAGCCGCACAAGCACTTGTTCTTCATTCTGAACAAAGTGGATCTGGTGCCTGTGTGGGTCACACAGCGTTGGGTGGCCATCCTCAGTGCTGAGTATCCCACAATCGCGTTTCATGCCTCTATGCAGCATCCTTTTGGCAAAG GCGCCCTCATCAATCTGTTCCGTCAGTTGGGTAAACTGCATTTGGACAAGAAGCAAATCAGTGTGGGATTTATTGGCTACCCGAATGTTGGAAAGTCCTCGGTTATCAATGCCCTGCGCTCGAAGAAGGTCTGCAAGGTGGCACCCATTGCCGGAGAGACGAAAGTGTGGCAGTACATAACGCTAATGAAGCGCATATTCCTGATCGATTGCCCCGGCGTGGTGTACCCCACGGCTGAGACGGACACGGAAAAGGTGCTCAAGGGTGTGGTGCGTGTAGAGTTGGTCACCAATCCGGAGGACTATGTGGACACTGTGCTGCAGCGTGTACGCAAGGAGTACATTgccaaaaactacaaaatCGATGACTGGACCTCGCCGAAACACTTCCtcgagcagctggccaagaagtCCGGCAAGTTGTTGAAGGGAGGCGAGCCAGACGTTACCGTGACATCCCGCATGGTGCTCAATGACTGGCAGAGAGGCAAGCTTCCCTTCTATGTGCCACCTGAAGGTTTTGCCACTCCAAAATCACAGGAGGGTAAGATAGTAGAAGAGCCAACTGGCGACGATGCGAACTCAGATGCCAGGTCCGAGGCTCCAACCTTTGTAAGCGAGTCGGTCAAGAGGGCTCGAGAGTTTAAGCAGATTCAGGACTTCCGAAAGATTCGAGTGGGCTTGGAATACGAGCAGCAGGATGTCAAGGAGCTTGATCACATCGACTTGGAGCTtttggagcagcagaaaacagaACGGGCGGCCCGCAAAAAGGCTCGTCAGCTCGCCGATGAGGAGGAAGAATCGAGCGATGGAGCCAGCGATTTCTACTCTGAAGATGAGTACAATGATGATTTGCAGCGTGTTGTCCACAAGAAGGCCAAGACAAAGAAGGTCCAACAGCTGGCCATCACATCGTCTGGAAAGTTCCGCGTGGCCAAGGTCCAGCCAGGTGACTCTGATGACATGGGCGATAGTTCCGACGATGCCGCCGGTCCCAGCAGTGCGAAGGCTCCGCGCCTGACGGCCAAACAGAAGCGTGCCTTGGAACGCAACCAGAAACGCAAGAAGATCGGCAGCAACTTCTACGAGATGACCAACGTGAAGAATCGCAATCGCAACAAGAAAAGGGACACGTAA